A window of Ammospiza nelsoni isolate bAmmNel1 chromosome 19, bAmmNel1.pri, whole genome shotgun sequence contains these coding sequences:
- the NARF gene encoding nuclear prelamin A recognition factor encodes MKCENCSKKECSKKQKNDDTQSASVDALSSNDGSEEKNEFDTLANAKILLSDCLACDSCMTLEEGARVFQQNQKEFFRVLNLNKKCDTSKHKVLAVSLCPQSLPYFAAKFNLSVNEAAKRLCGFLKSLGVHYVFDTTIAADFSILESQREFVQRYQRRNQEEHALPMFASACPGWIRYAERVLTNLVTSHICTAKSPQQIMGSLVKGYFARQQNLSPDKIFHVVVAPCYDKKLEALREDFYTALYNSAEVDCVLTSGEIVQIMEQKNVSMKDVTEVAVDSLFDGLKEGDVVRHDGKRSDGYLEHIFKHAAKELFGVDVKEITYKALKNKDFQEVTLEKDGETVLRFAAAYGFRNIQNMVLKLKKGKFFYHFVEVLACPGGCLNGKGQAQSEDGKADRALLAQMEEVYTAIPVRLPEANLHVQRMYQDWLEGMDSKKAQDTLHTSYSAVNQSTSSLDIKW; translated from the exons ATGAAGTGCGAGAACTGCAGCAAAAAG GAATGCagtaaaaaacagaaaaatgacgATACGCAAAGTGCATCTGTTGATGCATTGAGTTCAAATGATGGCTCTGAAGAG AAAAATGAGTTTGATACATTGGCTAATGCTAAAATACTCCTTAGCGACTGCCTAGCTTGTGACAGCTGCATGACATTGGAAGAAGGAGCCAGAGTTTTCCAGCAGAATCAGAAGGAGTTCTTTCGTGTTCTCAACCTTAATAAG AAATGTGATACCTCAAAACACAAAGTCTTGGCAGTGTCACTGTGCCCTCAGTCATTGCCTTATTTTGCTGCTAAATTCAATCTCTCTGTGAATGAAGCAGCCAAGAGACTCTGTGGTTTCCTCAAAAGTCTTG GGGTGCATTATGTGTTTGACACCACCATAGCTGCAGATTTCAGTATCCTGGAGAGCCAGAGGGAGTTTGTGCAGCGCTACCAGCGGAGGAACCAGGAGGAACATGCCTTACCAATGTTTGCCTCTGCTTGCCCTG GTTGGATCCGTTATGCTGAGAGGGTGCTCACCAACCTGGTCACCTCTCACATCTGCACTGCCAAGTCCCCACAGCAGATCATGGGCTCCCTAGTGAAGGGCTACTTTGCCAGGCAGCAG AATTTGTCTCCTGATAAAATTTTCCATGTAGTCGTGGCACCTTGTTATGACAAAAAGTTGGAAGCCTTGAGGGAAGATTTCTACACTGCCTTGTACAATTCAGCAGAAGTTGATTGTGTCCTGACATCAG GTGAAATTGTCCAGATAATGGAACAGAAAAATGTGTCAATGAAAGATGTGACTGAAGTAGCTGTAGATAGTTT GTTTGATGGCTTAAAGGAGGGGGATGTAGTAAGGCATGATGGCAAGAGATCTGATGGTTACCTGGAGCACATTTTTAAACATGCTGCAAAGGAGCTTTTTGGTGTGGATGTCAAGGAGATCACCTACAAAGCACTAAA GAACAAGGACTTTCAAGAAGTGACCCTTGAAAAGGATGGGGAGACAGTGCTGCGTTTTGCAGCAGCTTATGGCTTCAGGAATATCCAAAACATGGTCCTGAAgttgaaaaaaggaaagtttttcTACCATTTTGTAGAAGTCCTTGCCTGCCCAGGAG ggTGCCTCAATGGGAAGGGCCAGGCCCAGAGTGAGGATGGCAAAGcagacagagccctgctggCGCAGATGGAGGAGGTGTACACTGCCATCCCTGTCAGGCTGCCAGAGGCCAACCTGCACGTGCAGAGGATGTACCAGGACTGGCTGGAGGGCATGGACTCCAAGAAGGCCCAGGACACTCTGCACACCTCCTACAGTGCAGTGAACcagagcaccagcagcctgGACATCAAATGGTAA